In Solanum stenotomum isolate F172 unplaced genomic scaffold, ASM1918654v1 scaffold36051, whole genome shotgun sequence, one DNA window encodes the following:
- the LOC125852500 gene encoding uncharacterized protein LOC125852500 isoform X2 — MYSLWFTLVCFYLVHQHSLSSSCKFDARLLLCASGRSYKELMTKCNTLGRGEARSLSKLEKAIEKIDKLKARVQELEMAVEARDNENLRTLRASKNFEVESGIGVSKELKSVKCSYENQKKELADTVVHLHQVTGYGHDSRRGEKRKVMCSDVSEKDTTDCIIASCLDQDNRKKNPFQENKDGGILETSSYMHQVSNRKLNPLVDHKKAVHENILSRLKVSSGIADATQVKASDNKDELSGLKNCGKNSTVNMPPVTILDDDDLLPLDDFTHRDHCFSGGLLGPDGTNRHLGKWCKKVQNKGSAGLQGSGAGSGDLISVGADGRGGRIKVLRSINQASLDKESTVSIKRCKSGTKTGSSQSQGCLQIEHFFRRAGQ, encoded by the exons ATGTACAGTTTGTGGTTTACTCTGGTCTGCTTCTATCTGGTACATCAGCATTCTTTATCTTCAAGCTGTAAGTTTGATGCAAGACTACTACTGTGTGCTTCTGGCAGGAGTTACAAAGAATTGATGACCAAGTGCAACACCCTTGGGAGGGGGGAGGCTCGTTCTCTTAGTAAGCTTGAGAAGGCCATAGAGAAGATAGATAAGCTCAAG GCAAGGGTCCAAGAGCTTGAGATGGCTGTTGAAGCAAGAGACAATGAAAATTTGAGAACTTTGAGAGCTTCCaagaattttgaagttgaatctGGAATAGGTGTTAGTAAAGAACTGAAATCTGTCAAATGCTCATACGAGAATCAGAAAAAGGAACTTGCCGATACAGTAGTGCATTTGCATCAGGTCACTGGCTATGGTCATGATTCTCGTCGAGGGGAAAAACGGAAGGTTATGTGTAGTGATGTGAGTGAAAAAGATACAACAGATTGTATCATAGCTAGTTGTCTTGACCAAGATAATCGGAAGAAAAACCCTTTCCAGGAAAATAAGGATGGTGGCATTTTGGAGACTTCCAGTTATATGCATCAAGTATCAAATCGAAAACTTAATCCACTAGTTGACCATAAGAAGGCAGTCCACGAGAACATTTTATCAAGATTGAAGGTAAGTTCGGGGATTGCAGATGCAACTCAAGTAAAGGCATCAGATAACAAGGATGAACTCTCAGGCTTAAAGAATTGTGGCAAGAACAGTACAGTAAACATGCCACCTGTAACTATTCTTGATGACGATGATCTTCTCCCTCTAGATGACTTTACTCACC GAGACCATTGCTTCTCTGGTGGATTATTAGGCCCTGATGGAACAAACAGGCACTTGGGAAAATGGTGTAAGAAGGTGCAGAACAAGGGATCTGCAGGGTTGCAAGGATCAGGTGCAGGTTCAGGTGATTTGATTTCTGTGGGAGCTGATGGCAGAGGTGGTAGGATTAAAGTTCTCCGATCTATAAATCAGGCCTCTCTG GACAAGGAGAGTACAGTATCAATAAAGAGATGCAAGTCCGGCACGAAAACAGGTAGTTCACAGTCTCAAGGATGCTTGCAAATAGAACATTTCTTCAGAAGGGCTGGTCAATAG
- the LOC125852500 gene encoding uncharacterized protein LOC125852500 isoform X1 translates to MYSLWFTLVCFYLVHQHSLSSSCKFDARLLLCASGRSYKELMTKCNTLGRGEARSLSKLEKAIEKIDKLKARVQELEMAVEARDNENLRTLRASKNFEVESGIGVSKELKSVKCSYENQKKELADTVVHLHQVTGYGHDSRRGEKRKVMCSDVSEKDTTDCIIASCLDQDNRKKNPFQENKDGGILETSSYMHQVSNRKLNPLVDHKKAVHENILSRLKVSSGIADATQVKASDNKDELSGLKNCGKNSTVNMPPVTILDDDDLLPLDDFTHREPSFHIRKGTSAPTSLAELGDHCFSGGLLGPDGTNRHLGKWCKKVQNKGSAGLQGSGAGSGDLISVGADGRGGRIKVLRSINQASLDKESTVSIKRCKSGTKTGSSQSQGCLQIEHFFRRAGQ, encoded by the exons ATGTACAGTTTGTGGTTTACTCTGGTCTGCTTCTATCTGGTACATCAGCATTCTTTATCTTCAAGCTGTAAGTTTGATGCAAGACTACTACTGTGTGCTTCTGGCAGGAGTTACAAAGAATTGATGACCAAGTGCAACACCCTTGGGAGGGGGGAGGCTCGTTCTCTTAGTAAGCTTGAGAAGGCCATAGAGAAGATAGATAAGCTCAAG GCAAGGGTCCAAGAGCTTGAGATGGCTGTTGAAGCAAGAGACAATGAAAATTTGAGAACTTTGAGAGCTTCCaagaattttgaagttgaatctGGAATAGGTGTTAGTAAAGAACTGAAATCTGTCAAATGCTCATACGAGAATCAGAAAAAGGAACTTGCCGATACAGTAGTGCATTTGCATCAGGTCACTGGCTATGGTCATGATTCTCGTCGAGGGGAAAAACGGAAGGTTATGTGTAGTGATGTGAGTGAAAAAGATACAACAGATTGTATCATAGCTAGTTGTCTTGACCAAGATAATCGGAAGAAAAACCCTTTCCAGGAAAATAAGGATGGTGGCATTTTGGAGACTTCCAGTTATATGCATCAAGTATCAAATCGAAAACTTAATCCACTAGTTGACCATAAGAAGGCAGTCCACGAGAACATTTTATCAAGATTGAAGGTAAGTTCGGGGATTGCAGATGCAACTCAAGTAAAGGCATCAGATAACAAGGATGAACTCTCAGGCTTAAAGAATTGTGGCAAGAACAGTACAGTAAACATGCCACCTGTAACTATTCTTGATGACGATGATCTTCTCCCTCTAGATGACTTTACTCACCGTGAGCCCTCCTTTCACATCAGAAAAGGAACTTCAGCTCCAACTTCACTGGCCGAACTAG GAGACCATTGCTTCTCTGGTGGATTATTAGGCCCTGATGGAACAAACAGGCACTTGGGAAAATGGTGTAAGAAGGTGCAGAACAAGGGATCTGCAGGGTTGCAAGGATCAGGTGCAGGTTCAGGTGATTTGATTTCTGTGGGAGCTGATGGCAGAGGTGGTAGGATTAAAGTTCTCCGATCTATAAATCAGGCCTCTCTG GACAAGGAGAGTACAGTATCAATAAAGAGATGCAAGTCCGGCACGAAAACAGGTAGTTCACAGTCTCAAGGATGCTTGCAAATAGAACATTTCTTCAGAAGGGCTGGTCAATAG
- the LOC125852500 gene encoding uncharacterized protein LOC125852500 isoform X3 — protein MYSLWFTLVCFYLVHQHSLSSSCKFDARLLLCASGRSYKELMTKCNTLGRGEARSLSKLEKAIEKIDKLKARVQELEMAVEARDNENLRTLRASKNFEVESGIGVSKELKSVKCSYENQKKELADTVVHLHQVTGYGHDSRRGEKRKVMCSDENKDGGILETSSYMHQVSNRKLNPLVDHKKAVHENILSRLKVSSGIADATQVKASDNKDELSGLKNCGKNSTVNMPPVTILDDDDLLPLDDFTHREPSFHIRKGTSAPTSLAELGDHCFSGGLLGPDGTNRHLGKWCKKVQNKGSAGLQGSGAGSGDLISVGADGRGGRIKVLRSINQASLDKESTVSIKRCKSGTKTGSSQSQGCLQIEHFFRRAGQ, from the exons ATGTACAGTTTGTGGTTTACTCTGGTCTGCTTCTATCTGGTACATCAGCATTCTTTATCTTCAAGCTGTAAGTTTGATGCAAGACTACTACTGTGTGCTTCTGGCAGGAGTTACAAAGAATTGATGACCAAGTGCAACACCCTTGGGAGGGGGGAGGCTCGTTCTCTTAGTAAGCTTGAGAAGGCCATAGAGAAGATAGATAAGCTCAAG GCAAGGGTCCAAGAGCTTGAGATGGCTGTTGAAGCAAGAGACAATGAAAATTTGAGAACTTTGAGAGCTTCCaagaattttgaagttgaatctGGAATAGGTGTTAGTAAAGAACTGAAATCTGTCAAATGCTCATACGAGAATCAGAAAAAGGAACTTGCCGATACAGTAGTGCATTTGCATCAGGTCACTGGCTATGGTCATGATTCTCGTCGAGGGGAAAAACGGAAGGTTATGTGTAGTGAT GAAAATAAGGATGGTGGCATTTTGGAGACTTCCAGTTATATGCATCAAGTATCAAATCGAAAACTTAATCCACTAGTTGACCATAAGAAGGCAGTCCACGAGAACATTTTATCAAGATTGAAGGTAAGTTCGGGGATTGCAGATGCAACTCAAGTAAAGGCATCAGATAACAAGGATGAACTCTCAGGCTTAAAGAATTGTGGCAAGAACAGTACAGTAAACATGCCACCTGTAACTATTCTTGATGACGATGATCTTCTCCCTCTAGATGACTTTACTCACCGTGAGCCCTCCTTTCACATCAGAAAAGGAACTTCAGCTCCAACTTCACTGGCCGAACTAG GAGACCATTGCTTCTCTGGTGGATTATTAGGCCCTGATGGAACAAACAGGCACTTGGGAAAATGGTGTAAGAAGGTGCAGAACAAGGGATCTGCAGGGTTGCAAGGATCAGGTGCAGGTTCAGGTGATTTGATTTCTGTGGGAGCTGATGGCAGAGGTGGTAGGATTAAAGTTCTCCGATCTATAAATCAGGCCTCTCTG GACAAGGAGAGTACAGTATCAATAAAGAGATGCAAGTCCGGCACGAAAACAGGTAGTTCACAGTCTCAAGGATGCTTGCAAATAGAACATTTCTTCAGAAGGGCTGGTCAATAG